One window of the Macaca thibetana thibetana isolate TM-01 chromosome 13, ASM2454274v1, whole genome shotgun sequence genome contains the following:
- the TMEM178A gene encoding transmembrane protein 178A isoform X2 — translation MAVAVLLCGCIVATVSFFWEESLTQHVAGLLFLMTGIFCTISLCTYAASISYDLNRLPKLIYSLPADVEHGYSWSIFCAWCSLGFIVAAGGLCIAYPFISRTKIAQLKSGRDSTV, via the exons ATGGCTGTAGCCGTCCTTCTCTGCGGCTGCATTGTGGCCACGGTCAGTTTCTTCTGGGAGGAGAGCTTGACCCAGCACGTGGCTGGACTCCTGTTCCTCATGACAG gGATATTTTGCACCATTTCCCTCTGTACTTATGCCGCCAGTATCTCTTATGATTTGAACCGGCTCCCGAAGCTAATTTATAGCCTGCCTGCCGATGTGGAACATGGTTACAGCTGGTCCATCTTTTGCGCCTGGTGCAGTTTAGGCTTTATTGTGGCAGCTGGAGGTCTCTGCATCGCTTATCCGTTTATTAGCCGGACCAAGATTGCACAGCTAAAGTCTGGCAGAGACTCCACGGTATGA